From the Paraflavitalea soli genome, the window TAGTTGGGTTTACCTGCATCCTGGCTTCGGCACTGAAACCAGTAACGGTAATGGAAGAAAGTCTGGACGCATTGGAAGGGAACAATTGTTTTTCACCACGGAAGGCAGACAGTATAAAGTAATTTTTTTCGAGTCTTCCGATACCTGCTCTTACGAGGTAGAGGTACTGCGGTTTTTTATTGGATCCGTTGACCACAAAATCGCGGTAGCGGTAGTCTACCAACCCCGCACTTACTGCCAGGTAATACCAGGAGTTGTATTCGAAATTAATACCGTTGACGCTGGTATTCTTCACGGTGAGCTCGCTGTAATTGGTGACGCTCCTGCCTACACTGAACTGGCGCAACCCCATCAGCCACTTGTATTTGGCGGGCACTTCCACCTTGTTCATCCCATATTCCTGCAACTTTTCGGTCCAGTTGCGGGAAGCGACCAGGTCATCCCATTTGCCGGTGACCATTTGCTTAAACTGTCGCACTTTAGCTTCGTTCTGTTGGTAAACGGCTTTCAATGAGTCTACCTGGTTTGATAACCGGTCATATTCGCCTTTGGTCTTCGCGTAGAGGTCCAGGAAAAAGCCGGCTGCTTTTTTCAGGGAATCTTCCCGACGGCTGTTCACGCTATCGGGCAGGCCGGGGCTCCAGGTGATGCGGGGTACGCGCAAAGTTTCATTGGCTTCTACCAGGCTTTGGGGCGAAAAAGTAGTTTGCAGGGATTGCCGCAGGTCATCGAGCTGCAATTTCTTTAAGCCATATAGCTTTTCGGTCAACGAATCGCGCAGGTTGGGCGCCATGGCCAGCAGCCGCTGGCGTAAGGAATTTTGCAGCTGCTGCTGAAAGGCAGGGGCATCAAAGGAGGCCTGCACATCGGTGATATCGCGGAACACGCGGGAATTACTCTGGCGTGACCACCAGGTAAGTCTTACGGGCAGGTGACCAGCCACGGTAAGGAACAGGTTGCCGGTAATATTGTGTTGTGCGATATCCTTCTCTACATAAGGGGTATCGATGGCGGAGCGGTAGTTGAACTGATAACTGATATAACCGCCATTGACCTTCAGCAGGGGCTTAGTAAGCAATAATTTTTTAAATGGATTGTTGAAGTCAAACTTCAGAGAGTCCTGTGGCAGGAAGTTCTTTTTACCGGGCAGCATGCCTTTGAGGGCGGCGCCTTTTGAAGTAAGCTTGTTCTTCCATTGTTCCTGGCGGTACTGGGCCAGCCAACGGACGTTCTTAACAGTGGTATCGGTAACGGAACGAAGGGAATCGGGGAGCTTGTGTAAACCCTTTTTGGCCGGTTGGGCAGTGTCCCTGGCAGCATTGGGTAACTGAGCGCTGGCTGAAGCAGTGGCCATCAACAGGACCAATACTACAGTAACGGCATAGGAAGGTATGTACGGATATGGCTTTCCCATATACGCAGTCAGGTTTTTGGCTGGGTTCACAAATAGAGGTTAATTCAGGTTTTTACCTGGATATGGATCTTTATAGTAAGCGATACAAAGGGTGATGCATTAAACCAGTGCAAATAAAGGAAAGTGCTTTGAATCACCTAGCACAAACCCGTAAGTGTGCAGTTTTGACTGATAAGTGTGTTAAAATCGGCAATAAGTGTGAAGCGTCAATTTACATCTCAAAAAAAATTGATCTATCAGTGCTTAAGCAGACACCTTATATATAGTCAAAATCAGATGGTCTTTCTTTCCCGTCTTTCGGACTATTTTACGATTTCGTACCTTAGTACCATGGATGCCGATATACATACCTTGTATACCTCCAGCTTTTACCGCATACTGGATTTCAAATGCCGGTGTGTAGACTGCCGTACTTCCAAACCGGAGTACAATGAGGCATTCTGCATCAGCTTTGTGCGCAAGGGCAATTTTCTGTTCAATATCTTCCGGCATTCACTGGATTCCTATACGGGCTGTGTACTCATTACCAAACCCGGCTACGAACGTACGGTCACGCATGCGCACAGTGTGCCGGATGAATGCACCATCTTTGAATTTACGGCCGGTTTTTATACCGTACTACTGGAGCGATATGGGAAGACGGGTTTCTTTACCAACAATGACCTGCACTCTACGCTATATAAGACCAATCCGGAAACAGAATTCCTGCACTTTTATATAGCCAGGCTCATTCTCACCAATACCGGCACCAGGTTGCAGGTAGACAACCTGGTGCTGGAAATGATCCACAAGGTGCTGGGCGCTATTACCGATCATACGCCGGAAGACGCCCTACACCCGCGTCTCAAATTACAGCACCTGAGCACGATCGAACTGGCCAAGCATTACATCACCGAACATTATACGGATGATATTTCCCTGCAGGAGGTTGCCACCCACTGCCATGTAAGTCCTTTTCATTTCAGCCGCATTTTCAAAACCTTCACACAAAGCTCACCCCATCAGTTCCTGCTCACCATCAGGCTGAAGCATGCAGAAATGTTATTAAAAGATACTGTACTGCCGATAGGTGATATCGCCTTCTCCTCGGGTTTCAACAGCATTGAACATTTCACCACTGCCTTCCGTCAAAAATACAAGTGCCCGCCTGCCAGGTATCGTACACAAGTGTCCATCACGCCCCTTTAGGGGCTACCGCTTTGTAGAAAACGTATTCAATGTTTTTTGTGCACTGTAGGTGCACCCCTCTGGAGCGTCACCTACGGCGCCGCATTAAACAACGTGATGCGTTTCTACAAAGCTGTTGCACCTAACGGTGCAAAAACCGCCAAAATACAGCAAGATTCCTTAAGTCTTCCGGAAAGGAGCGCTCTAGCTTTGTGCGAAACAAAACAGTTGTTATGCAAGCACAATTGATGAAGACCTTACAAAATTCAAGAAATTACACGCTCAGTGTAGCGGAAGCCATGCCGGAAAAGACCTATGATTCCAAACCAGCAGGGGCCGGCTGGAATTTCAGGGAATTGTTGCACCATATTGCTTATGGCATTCAATGGTGGGAAGACAATTATATCAAGGGCAGCAAAACCGACTGGTCGCCATCGGCCACCAAAAAGAATAAGCAGGAGATCATTACCTACCTCACCGGCGCTTACGATGGATTGCAGGAAACAATAGAAGCAGGTAAACTATCGGCCGATGCAGTGCAGGGTTTTCATACAACCATCGATCACATCACGCATCACCGCGGGCAGGCGGTATTACACCTGCGCTGCCAGGGTATTGAGCCACCGGAATACGTTTATTAGTCGGGAAGACCGGAAGTCAGCAAGTCGGAAAGCAAAACCAGTCCGGAGTTATCTACTTCCGGACTTCCGGTCTTTACAGACTTTCGGACTTTTCATATACATCTGTAAACTCCACACCCAGACCAGGCTTACCGGAGAAAATAGCTTTCCCCGCTTTAAAGTCTAATCCCGTGGCAATATCTTCTTTCAGTAACAAGGGACCATCCATATCCACATAATCCAGCAAGGGACCTAAATGGGCAATGGCTGCTGTACCAATGGTACTTTCATTCATACTGCCCACCATCACCTTCATGCCCAGGGAGCGGGCTTTCTCTATCATAAATCGTGCAGGTGTAATACCACTGCACTTGGTAAGCTTGATATTAATACCGTGAAAATGCTGGTAACATTTCTCCACATCGCCCTGTACCACACAGGCTTCATCGGCAATCAAAGGCAACGGAGACTTTTCAAACAATATCTTCATCCCCTCCCAGTTGTCTTTGGCCAGGGGCTGTTCAATGAATTCTACGCCCAGGGTTGCCAGCTGAGGTATCTTTTCCAGGGCTTCTTCCACCGTCCAGCCAGCATTGGCGTCTATGCGCAGCGTAGCATCGGTATGCTTACGCAAAGCGGTCACAATCGCAATATCCTCCGGAGTACCCAGTTTTATCTTATAGATGGGCCAGGGCTTCTCCTTCATTTTCTCCACCATTTTATCAATGGTGTCGATACCGATGGTATAATCCGTTAGGGGCGCTTTTTCAGCATCCAGCTTCCACAATTGGTACAAGGGCTGGCGGTAAAGTTTACCCCACAGATCCCAGGTAGCGATATCCAGCGCACAAACCAAAAAGTTATTCTGTGGAAAGAGGTGATGCAGGTAATGCCAGTAACGTTCCGGCTCGGTAAAAGCGAACTTCTCTACCATCAGTTGCTTACGCTCCAGGTCTTCGATCATTTTCTCTACCGGGATATTGTAATAAGCAATGGCCGGCGCTTCCCCATAACCGGTCACGCCCCGGTGCTCCAACTCCACTACCAGCGAAGGCTGGTGTGTTTTGGTACCTTTTGAGATCGTAAATGGATGACGGAATGGGAGGTTGTAAGTTCTATAGGAGACCTTCATTGAATAATGTAATATTTTCTTTTGTAGTTACGTTTTTCCTGATTTCGAATTTAGCATGTAGGATGTAGTTGTGTGCGCAGTTGCACATAAAGAATCCGAAATCCTATATGCTAAATCCGGGATTATCTTCCACTCGCCACTACCTGTTCTTTCAGGTCTTCATTGAATGCCTTTTCTTTGATCAGTTGCTCCAACGGTATATGCATCCGGTATCTCCAGTAATGCTGGGAGGTAGCAGGTACATTGATACGCTCTTCCTGCGGGTTTTCCCGGCGCGTGCCCTCACTGGTGCCCAATATATCCTGCAACTGAAATACAGCCCACATGGCGGGTGAATGCAAGTGCTGCAACACGATGGCTTTGTTGATCCAGGGTTCGCAAAAAACAGGCGCTTCGCCCCACTGTTTTAGTTCAGTATTGTAGAAGCGTTGTATCTTTTCACGGTCTTCTTCCCACCAGCCACGGATCGTACTCATGTCGTGCGTGGAAGGTGTTACCACCGACAGGTAGGGTGCATTGGCCGGGTTAAAGAATTCATGCAGGGAGTCTTTGGGCATCCGCTGGATCTCCAGGCTCAGGATACCCAGCTGTTTCATCACATGCGGCACACAACCCGGCACCAGGCCCAGGTCTTCTCCGCAGACCAGCATATTGGTAGCCCGCTTCAAAGCAGGCAGTTTCTTCATCGCTTCTTTCATCCAGTAATCATCCTGCCGGCGGAAGAAATAATCGATGTACAATTCTTTCAGCAGGTATTGGGTGTGCCCATCCAGGTAACGGAAGGAAGCGGTATTATCGATTCCAAACCGGAAATGAAATTCCTGTCCGTTGGACCCCGGCTGTTCAAATAAGATCACATTCGAGATCAGGTCATACAACCCCTGCCTGATGCGGCCATTGTCTTCCGTAAGTTCCAGGGCAGCAAAATAATGCTCTACCTGCCGTTGGGTGGCAAATTCCGGTTTCAGTTCATACGTACCATCGCCAATCGCATGCAGGAAGGGTTTGAACTTGTCGTTATTGGGGCCAAACATTTCCCACAGGATGGCATCATTGATACAGGGCTTGCAATAGCGGTAATGGTCAAACCAGATACCTCTTTGCCCAAACTCATGCTGATGCACCGTTATAGCGGGCACAAAATGCCCCATAATGCCTTCTACAGCATGAAGTGGAATACTCCAGATGCGGAAAAAGCCCAGGATATGGTCTATGCGGAAAGCATCGAAGTAATTGCTCATCTGCACAAAGCGGCGGTGCCACCATTCAAATCCGTCTTCGGCCATGCGCTCCCAGTTGTAAGTAGGGAACCCCCAGTTCTGACCACGCACCGCAAAATCATCAGGCGGAGCTCCTGCCTGTACATCCAGGTGATACAGTTCCGGTTCCATCCAGGCATCACATCCGTAGCGGTATACGCCAATAGGAATATCCCCTTTCAGAATAACCCCGTTCTTATGGGCATACTCAGCCGCTTCTTTCAGCTGCAGGTGCAAATGGTATTGTGTAAAATAATGCAGGGCTATTTCATCATAATGTTTCGACCGGGGCGAAACAAACTTATCGATCGACTCCTTGCTGTACTTGTTATGTGTTTTCCACTGGTTAAAATCGGAGGTTTTGTAACGGTCGCGCAGGCAACAAAACGCAGCATAAGGAACCAGCCAGTGTTTATTGTTCTCGAAGAACAGGTAGTAATCTTTGTCTTTCAGCCAATCTTCTTTCTGTAAAGCATACAATTCGCGGACAGCGCCCAATTTCAGCTTCATCACCGCCTCGTAATCCATATCCGGCAGCTCATTGAGCTGTTTTTGCTTTTTCTTCAATGGCTTGATGATATCTGCGTGTTGCTTGCCGGCTACCTGCTCCAGGTTGAGGTACAGGGGATGGAGGGCAAAGGCCGATATGGCGGCATAAGGATACGTATCAACCCAGGTGTGCGTGGCAATGGTGTCGTTGACCGGCAATATCTGTATCAGTTTGAGGCCGGTCTTTTTGGCCCAGTCGGTCAGCAGATTAAGATCGGTAAACTCGCCGGTGCCGAAAGAGTTCCTGCTGCGCAAACTGAAGACGGGCAGGGATACTCCTGCTCCTTTCCAGGTATCATTGGGCAGGTGTACGAAACCATCGTGCAGGATCGTCAGCATGTGCTCACCTGCCTCATCGCCCGAAGGGCCCTGCACGCCGTACAATATCCTGTTCTCGCCTGACTCATACCGCACAAAGCGCTGCTCCTTCGTATCGTACACCCCATATTTATAGGTGAGGGGGAAATCTTCTCTGGGCAAACTGAGTTTGACCGTCCACCAGCCATTGTCACGGCTCAACAGTACCGGCGCCTCCACATTCCAATTGCTGGTCTCACTGGTATTACCCAGTAAACAAACCACTTCGTGTCGGGTGAGCAGGGGCGCTTTGACTTTAAACAGGTGGGTAAACTTCTTAGGCTGCTTGATCTTACTGCGCGTGTGGTCGTTGAGCAGTACCTGTTGAAAAGGATCAGAATAAAAGACATTCTCATATTCTCCCGCATGGTTCCAGGTGTCAACCAGTTGAAGGGCCGTCACGGAGGATAGCTTATCTCCATCGATCACCCGGTCGCCCCATTCAAAAACGCGGAAACCGTCCTCATTCTTTAATATGTAATTATAATGAAGGGCTCCGGACTCCGAGAAATCGGTCTCGATGGTCCCATGCCAGAATTCATTATTCAGGTGAGTCAGCGTAAAAGCTTTTTCTACATCATGATTACCCAGGGCTTCCATATTGCCGGTAACCGCCAGCAATTGGCCATATTGGGTATGAAAGCGAACGTAAAAGTGAATTGTCATCATTAGGTGTTTTCCAAACAGCGCCCTCCCACACTGGTTAGGTAGGGCGAATTTATTACAAAGTGTATGAATTACGCTATTCTCCTGTCCGCGTTTTACAAACATGTTAGTGAAATGCGGTATATTGAAAACCGGGTAAAGTTTGCCAGCACTACCTTTCAGCCTAAACCTGACAGGTTTAAGTCGCCATAAGATATTTGACAGCAACTTGCCAAAACCTGTCAGGTTTACCCTAGCGGCGGGGTTAACAAAAAAAACTTGCTTACCCTTTCATAATTAACGCTTTCGTCCTACTTTTGCGCAAATTCTTTTGTACCATGACAGCGACTAAAAAAAACACAGGCCTGGCCTGGATCATATTTTTACTCTCTACTGCAGGCCTCGGATGGGCAATTGCCAGTCAATTTGAATACCTGACCCTGATCATTCCCATCGTTTGCACATCTTTTGTAAAAGCGCTGGACATCATCTAAGATCATTCCAACTTTTTATATGGGCCATCCTTTGCGGGTGGCTTTTTTGTTTTATGGCCCCCTACAAAAAAAGCCACCAATGATGGTGGCTCACAATCTATTAAGGATCAAATATAGTTAATTGCTAACAGCTGTCCCGCTCGCAGTGCCCGCAGTCTTTGTAGAGGAGGTTTCCAGGCGTTCTATATACAGGGATTGTTTTAGCTTCACCGCTACATTCTGCTCCAGGCGTACGGCTGGTATCCAGTCGGGCATTTTATCAAAAGCGTCCATGAGTTTGTCATTCAGTTCGTCATTGCCGCCCTTGAGCACTTTGGCAAAACCCGGCTTACCATGCTTGTCCACCACAAACTCGATCATCACATAGGCTTTCTTCTGGTCTTCGTCCAGGTATTGCGCCATTTCATGGCTTAGTTTATCAATAAATGCTTGAAAACCAGGGTTTCCACCTGGGTATACAGGCAATTTATTAACGACAGATACGATTTCCCCGGTAAACTCCTTCACCGGCCTGGGCTCTCTTTTCCTGACCACTTTTACCGGTTTTTCAGGGGGTGGCGGAATAACCCCTTCTACCACATAGCCACCTTTTTTGGATGTCATGATCACAGGCAGCTGTTTGGTACTCTCAAAATACAGGTAAGCATGCTTTAGCTCCTCCATCATGGGCGCATATTCCGGAAAATCCTTTACATGTTTGGCCAGGTATTCACTACTCTTCTGGTTCTTGAACTGGACCGGAAATATATGGACCGGTATAAAATCCTGTCCCTGGTTGCGTGCATTGGCAGCCAGGATATACAACTCTTCAATTTGCTGATCGGTGATGGGAATACAACCGGTGGTCACACAACTGCCATGAATGTAGATCTCTCCGCCGGGTTGCAGGGAATCACTCAGTATACGATCGGATGTATTGGGATAATTGAGGCCCAATGACAAATGGTACTGGCTTTTGGGATTGAACTCATTGATGTAATAAAACCCTTCCGGCACCTGGTAATCACCCTGCATACGCTTGGGACCTAAGGTTCCGGCCAATGCGCACACTTTATAGGTCTTGAATAATTTGAAAGGTTCATTTTTTTCATGCTTCACCCACACTTCCAGCTGACTATCGTACTTGAATGAACGCAGGTACATGTACCGGAATGGCCAGGCCAGTCCTTTTTCCATGAACTGCTTCATGAGTGTATCTTCTTTGCGTTTCCACGCATCACTTGTACGGGGAAAAGTCTTCTGGTATTCAACAAAATTGAAGGTAGCGGCGGAAGTTTGCGACCACACATATTCTCCGGTACAGAGAACCAATGCTACTATCAGTGCGTATTTCATCTGGTAGAATCCCACAGTTATTATAACGTATTTTAAGACCGGATATTTGAAAAAAAGGATAGATCCGGCATTAAAATTAGCACAAATGGGTGTGCAAAAATCAGCCCAGTTTGTTAACAATGTGAAAAACTAAGTGAAAACACGTGGTAGAAATACGGAGAAAGTCCGACTTACATTAAAGATTGCCCCGCAATTCCTGCTCCCGTTCTATGGCTTCAAACAAGGCCTTGAAATTGCCCTTGCCAAAGCTCTTGGCCCCCTTCCGCTGAATGATCTCAAAGAACAGCGTGGGCCTGTCTTCTACGGGTTTGGTAAATATCTGTAAAAGGTATCCTTCATCATCCCGGTCTACCAGGATACCCAGTTCTTTCAAGGGGGTTATGTCCTCATCGATCTTCCCTACCCGATCCTGCAGATCATCATAGTATGAGGTAGGCACCTGCAGGAACTCTACGCCACGATCACGCAAATCCGTTACTGTTTGCACGATATTGGCAGTAGCCAGGGCTACGTGCTGACATCCTTCCCCATCATAAAAGTCCAGGTATTCCTCTACCTGCGATTTCTTTTTACCTTCTGCCGGCTCATTGATCGGGAACTTCACAAACCCGTTCCCATTACTCATTACCTTACTCATCAGCGCTGAGTACTCCGTAGAAATATCATTGTCATCAAAGCTCAGGATATTGCGAAACCCCATCACTTCTTCGTAAAAACCCACCCATTTATTCATCTGGTTCCAACCCACATTGCCCACACAATGGTCTACATACAGCAATCCTGTAGGAGGAGGATTGTAGGTGGATATCCAGGGTTTGTACCCTGGCATAAAGGCGCCCTGGTAGTTCTTTCGTTCAATGAACAGGTGCACTGTTTCACCATAGG encodes:
- a CDS encoding helix-turn-helix domain-containing protein, which translates into the protein MDADIHTLYTSSFYRILDFKCRCVDCRTSKPEYNEAFCISFVRKGNFLFNIFRHSLDSYTGCVLITKPGYERTVTHAHSVPDECTIFEFTAGFYTVLLERYGKTGFFTNNDLHSTLYKTNPETEFLHFYIARLILTNTGTRLQVDNLVLEMIHKVLGAITDHTPEDALHPRLKLQHLSTIELAKHYITEHYTDDISLQEVATHCHVSPFHFSRIFKTFTQSSPHQFLLTIRLKHAEMLLKDTVLPIGDIAFSSGFNSIEHFTTAFRQKYKCPPARYRTQVSITPL
- a CDS encoding DinB family protein; translated protein: MQAQLMKTLQNSRNYTLSVAEAMPEKTYDSKPAGAGWNFRELLHHIAYGIQWWEDNYIKGSKTDWSPSATKKNKQEIITYLTGAYDGLQETIEAGKLSADAVQGFHTTIDHITHHRGQAVLHLRCQGIEPPEYVY
- a CDS encoding dipeptide epimerase gives rise to the protein MKVSYRTYNLPFRHPFTISKGTKTHQPSLVVELEHRGVTGYGEAPAIAYYNIPVEKMIEDLERKQLMVEKFAFTEPERYWHYLHHLFPQNNFLVCALDIATWDLWGKLYRQPLYQLWKLDAEKAPLTDYTIGIDTIDKMVEKMKEKPWPIYKIKLGTPEDIAIVTALRKHTDATLRIDANAGWTVEEALEKIPQLATLGVEFIEQPLAKDNWEGMKILFEKSPLPLIADEACVVQGDVEKCYQHFHGINIKLTKCSGITPARFMIEKARSLGMKVMVGSMNESTIGTAAIAHLGPLLDYVDMDGPLLLKEDIATGLDFKAGKAIFSGKPGLGVEFTDVYEKSESL
- a CDS encoding 4-alpha-glucanotransferase → MTIHFYVRFHTQYGQLLAVTGNMEALGNHDVEKAFTLTHLNNEFWHGTIETDFSESGALHYNYILKNEDGFRVFEWGDRVIDGDKLSSVTALQLVDTWNHAGEYENVFYSDPFQQVLLNDHTRSKIKQPKKFTHLFKVKAPLLTRHEVVCLLGNTSETSNWNVEAPVLLSRDNGWWTVKLSLPREDFPLTYKYGVYDTKEQRFVRYESGENRILYGVQGPSGDEAGEHMLTILHDGFVHLPNDTWKGAGVSLPVFSLRSRNSFGTGEFTDLNLLTDWAKKTGLKLIQILPVNDTIATHTWVDTYPYAAISAFALHPLYLNLEQVAGKQHADIIKPLKKKQKQLNELPDMDYEAVMKLKLGAVRELYALQKEDWLKDKDYYLFFENNKHWLVPYAAFCCLRDRYKTSDFNQWKTHNKYSKESIDKFVSPRSKHYDEIALHYFTQYHLHLQLKEAAEYAHKNGVILKGDIPIGVYRYGCDAWMEPELYHLDVQAGAPPDDFAVRGQNWGFPTYNWERMAEDGFEWWHRRFVQMSNYFDAFRIDHILGFFRIWSIPLHAVEGIMGHFVPAITVHQHEFGQRGIWFDHYRYCKPCINDAILWEMFGPNNDKFKPFLHAIGDGTYELKPEFATQRQVEHYFAALELTEDNGRIRQGLYDLISNVILFEQPGSNGQEFHFRFGIDNTASFRYLDGHTQYLLKELYIDYFFRRQDDYWMKEAMKKLPALKRATNMLVCGEDLGLVPGCVPHVMKQLGILSLEIQRMPKDSLHEFFNPANAPYLSVVTPSTHDMSTIRGWWEEDREKIQRFYNTELKQWGEAPVFCEPWINKAIVLQHLHSPAMWAVFQLQDILGTSEGTRRENPQEERINVPATSQHYWRYRMHIPLEQLIKEKAFNEDLKEQVVASGR
- a CDS encoding L,D-transpeptidase family protein — its product is MKYALIVALVLCTGEYVWSQTSAATFNFVEYQKTFPRTSDAWKRKEDTLMKQFMEKGLAWPFRYMYLRSFKYDSQLEVWVKHEKNEPFKLFKTYKVCALAGTLGPKRMQGDYQVPEGFYYINEFNPKSQYHLSLGLNYPNTSDRILSDSLQPGGEIYIHGSCVTTGCIPITDQQIEELYILAANARNQGQDFIPVHIFPVQFKNQKSSEYLAKHVKDFPEYAPMMEELKHAYLYFESTKQLPVIMTSKKGGYVVEGVIPPPPEKPVKVVRKREPRPVKEFTGEIVSVVNKLPVYPGGNPGFQAFIDKLSHEMAQYLDEDQKKAYVMIEFVVDKHGKPGFAKVLKGGNDELNDKLMDAFDKMPDWIPAVRLEQNVAVKLKQSLYIERLETSSTKTAGTASGTAVSN
- the hppD gene encoding 4-hydroxyphenylpyruvate dioxygenase encodes the protein MPGQLATAATIGTTADFLPLQGTDYVEFYVGNAKQAAHFYKTAFGFQSLAYAGPETGIKDRASYAIRQEKLTFVFTTPLRAGNAIADHIYKHGDGVKMLALRVDDATSAWHETTRRGARSYMEPLKMNDAAGEVVMSGIYTYGETVHLFIERKNYQGAFMPGYKPWISTYNPPPTGLLYVDHCVGNVGWNQMNKWVGFYEEVMGFRNILSFDDNDISTEYSALMSKVMSNGNGFVKFPINEPAEGKKKSQVEEYLDFYDGEGCQHVALATANIVQTVTDLRDRGVEFLQVPTSYYDDLQDRVGKIDEDITPLKELGILVDRDDEGYLLQIFTKPVEDRPTLFFEIIQRKGAKSFGKGNFKALFEAIEREQELRGNL